A part of Drosophila bipectinata strain 14024-0381.07 chromosome 3L, DbipHiC1v2, whole genome shotgun sequence genomic DNA contains:
- the Tmep gene encoding transmembrane protein 184B isoform X1: MSTTAASLIEAALNASNGGNATATTSGTTTVKPNPNYVVQVKDNPMSNSLEPLLHVGDGIFLQTKTAQVLAGVCVWAALFITCQQIYQHLRWYTNPQEQRWIVRILFIVPIYASYSWISLLFFNSDNVYIYFFTVRDCYEAFVIYNFLSLCYEYLGGEGNIMSEIRGKPIKTSCLYGTCCLKGKTYTIGFLRFCKQATLQFCLVKPLVAFIIIFLQAFGHYHDGDWSADGGYIYITIIYNISVSLALYGLYLFYFATRDLLTPFEPVLKFCTIKSVIFLSFWQGVGLAILEKANVISPIVDSAGAVTAEAGTVSAGYQNFFICIEMLFAAIALRYAFPYQVYARSCISDGHGRSVTMQSISSSLKETMNPKDIMTDAIHNFHPQYQQYTQYSSGGKNSRGIRVSSYDPDDPSSGGAGSGGAAMQASQQPSSGGYNAVATGPGSNNGSNCMASKTLGNQRKFMPGGQRVATISQNYNEKTMLLSSDDEYQ, encoded by the exons ATGAGCACAACCGCCGCCAGTCTCATCGAGGCGGCTCTAAATGCCAGCAACGGCGGCAACGCCACAGCCACGACTTCTGGAACAACAACAGTGAAGCCGAATCCCAATTACGTCGTTCAGGTGAAGGACAATCCGATGAGCAACTCGCTGGAACCCCTGCTCCATGTGGGCGATGGCATCTTTCTGCAAACAAAGACGGCACAGGTCCTGGCCGGTGTCTGTGTGTGGGCCGCCTTGTTCATCACCTGTCAACAG ATCTACCAACATCTCCGATGGTATACGAACCCTCAGGAACAGCGCTGGATTGTCCGCATCCTGTTCATAGTCCCCATCTATGCCAGTTACTCTTGGATCAGCTTGCTCTTCTTCAACTCGGACAATGTCTACATCTATTTCTTCACAGTGCGGGACTGCTATGAGG CCTTTGTCATCTACAACTTCTTGTCGCTGTGCTACGAGTACCTGGGCGGCGAGGGTAACATCATGTCCGAGATCCGGGGCAAACCCATCAAGACCTCATGCTTGTACGGCACTTGCTGCCTGAAGGGCAAGACCTATACGATTGGATTCCTGCGCTTCTGCAAGCAGGCCACTCTGCAGTTCTGTCTGGTTAAGCCGCTGGTGGCATTCATCATCATCTTTCTGCAGGCCTTTGGCCACTACCATGATGGCGATTGGAG TGCCGATGGCGGTTACATTTACATCACAATTATCTACAACATCTCCGTATCGCTGGCCCTGTACGGCCTCTATCTGTTCTACTTTGCCACCCGGGATCTGCTGACACCCTTCGAACCGGTTCTCAAGTTCTGCACCATCAAGTCGGTCATCTTTTTGTCCTTCTGGCAGGGCGTGGGCCTGGCCATCCTGGAAAAGGCCAATGTCATCTCGCCCATTGTGGACAGTGCTGGCGCTGTCACCGCCGAGGCGGGTACTGTCTCTGCTGGCTATCAGAACTTTTTCATCTGCATTGAAATGCTGTTTGCAGCCATTGCTCTGCGCTATGCCTTCCCCTATCAG GTTTATGCTCGCAGTTGCATTAGCGATGGCCATGGACGATCTGTTACAATGCAGTCCATTTCCAGCAGTCTCAAG GAAACGATGAATCCCAAGGATATTATGACAGATGCTATTCACAACTTCCATCCGCAGTACCAGCAGTACACGCAATATAGCTCAG GTGGCAAGAATTCGCGCGGCATTCGCGTTTCCAGCTACGATCCGGATGATCCAAGTTCTGGCGGAGCAGGTTCGGGAGGTGCAGCCATGCAGGCGTCTCAGCAGCCCTCTAGTGGCGGCTATAATGCAGTGGCCACTGGACCCGGCAGCAATAATGGCAGCAACTGTATGGCCTCCAAGACGCTGGGCAATCAGCGAAAGTTCATGCCCGGCGGCCAGCGAGTGGCGACCATCAGCCAGAACTACAACGAGAAGACCATGCTGCTGAGCAGTGATGACGAGTACCAGTAG
- the Tmep gene encoding transmembrane protein 184B isoform X2, whose protein sequence is MSTTAASLIEAALNASNGGNATATTSGTTTVKPNPNYVVQVKDNPMSNSLEPLLHVGDGIFLQTKTAQVLAGVCVWAALFITCQQIYQHLRWYTNPQEQRWIVRILFIVPIYASYSWISLLFFNSDNVYIYFFTVRDCYEAFVIYNFLSLCYEYLGGEGNIMSEIRGKPIKTSCLYGTCCLKGKTYTIGFLRFCKQATLQFCLVKPLVAFIIIFLQAFGHYHDGDWSADGGYIYITIIYNISVSLALYGLYLFYFATRDLLTPFEPVLKFCTIKSVIFLSFWQGVGLAILEKANVISPIVDSAGAVTAEAGTVSAGYQNFFICIEMLFAAIALRYAFPYQVYARSCISDGHGRSVTMQSISSSLKETMNPKDIMTDAIHNFHPQYQQYTQYSSEVTSTQRYEKL, encoded by the exons ATGAGCACAACCGCCGCCAGTCTCATCGAGGCGGCTCTAAATGCCAGCAACGGCGGCAACGCCACAGCCACGACTTCTGGAACAACAACAGTGAAGCCGAATCCCAATTACGTCGTTCAGGTGAAGGACAATCCGATGAGCAACTCGCTGGAACCCCTGCTCCATGTGGGCGATGGCATCTTTCTGCAAACAAAGACGGCACAGGTCCTGGCCGGTGTCTGTGTGTGGGCCGCCTTGTTCATCACCTGTCAACAG ATCTACCAACATCTCCGATGGTATACGAACCCTCAGGAACAGCGCTGGATTGTCCGCATCCTGTTCATAGTCCCCATCTATGCCAGTTACTCTTGGATCAGCTTGCTCTTCTTCAACTCGGACAATGTCTACATCTATTTCTTCACAGTGCGGGACTGCTATGAGG CCTTTGTCATCTACAACTTCTTGTCGCTGTGCTACGAGTACCTGGGCGGCGAGGGTAACATCATGTCCGAGATCCGGGGCAAACCCATCAAGACCTCATGCTTGTACGGCACTTGCTGCCTGAAGGGCAAGACCTATACGATTGGATTCCTGCGCTTCTGCAAGCAGGCCACTCTGCAGTTCTGTCTGGTTAAGCCGCTGGTGGCATTCATCATCATCTTTCTGCAGGCCTTTGGCCACTACCATGATGGCGATTGGAG TGCCGATGGCGGTTACATTTACATCACAATTATCTACAACATCTCCGTATCGCTGGCCCTGTACGGCCTCTATCTGTTCTACTTTGCCACCCGGGATCTGCTGACACCCTTCGAACCGGTTCTCAAGTTCTGCACCATCAAGTCGGTCATCTTTTTGTCCTTCTGGCAGGGCGTGGGCCTGGCCATCCTGGAAAAGGCCAATGTCATCTCGCCCATTGTGGACAGTGCTGGCGCTGTCACCGCCGAGGCGGGTACTGTCTCTGCTGGCTATCAGAACTTTTTCATCTGCATTGAAATGCTGTTTGCAGCCATTGCTCTGCGCTATGCCTTCCCCTATCAG GTTTATGCTCGCAGTTGCATTAGCGATGGCCATGGACGATCTGTTACAATGCAGTCCATTTCCAGCAGTCTCAAG GAAACGATGAATCCCAAGGATATTATGACAGATGCTATTCACAACTTCCATCCGCAGTACCAGCAGTACACGCAATATAGCTCAG AAGTAACCTCGACTCAGCGTTACGAAAAGCTCTAA
- the RpS4 gene encoding small ribosomal subunit protein eS4 has product MARGPKKHLKRLAAPKAWMLDKLGGVFAPRPSTGPHKLRESLPLLIFLRNRLKYALNGAEVTKIVMQRLVKVDGKVRTDPTYPAGYMDVITLEKTGEFFRLVYDVKGRFTIHRISAEEAKYKLCKVKKTQLGAKGVPFLVTHDGRTIRYPDPLIHANDTVQVDIASGKITDYIKFDSGNLCMITGGRNLGRVGTVVNRERHPGSFDIVHIKDSQGHVFATRLTNVFIIGKGNKPYISLPKGKGVKLTISEERDKRLAAKTH; this is encoded by the exons ATG gcGCGTGGACCCAAGAAGCATTTGAAGCGTTTGGCCGCCCCCAAGGCGTGGATGTTGGACAAGCTGGGAGGTGTCTTCGCCCCGCGCCCCTCGACCGGTCCCCACAAGCTGCGCGAGTCGCTGCCCCTGCTCATCTTCCTGCGCAACCGTCTCAAGTACGCCCTCAACGGCGCTGAGGTGACCAAGATCGTGATGCAGCGCCTGGTCAAGGTCGACGGCAAGGTCCGCACCGACCCTACCTACCCCGCTGGCTACATGG ATGTCATCACCCTGGAGAAGACTGGTGAGTTCTTCCGTCTGGTCTACGACGTGAAGGGCCGTTTCACCATCCACCGCATCTCCGCCGAGGAGGCCAAG TACAAGCTGTGCAAGGTCAAGAAGACCCAGCTGGGAGCCAAGGGTGTTCCATTCCTGGTCACACACGACGGTCGCACCATCCGTTACCCGGATCCTCTGATCCACGCCAACGACACCGTGCAGGTCGACATTGCCAGCGGCAAGATCACCGACTACATCAAGTTCGATTCCG GCAACCTGTGCATGATCACCGGAGGCAGGAATTTGGGACGTGTCGGCACCGTTGTCAACCGCGAGCGTCACCCCGGATCCTTCGACATTGTCCACATCAAGGATTCCCAGGGTCATGTTTTCGCCACCCGTTTGACCAACGTGTTCATCATTGGCAAGGGTAACAAGCCCTACATCTCCCTGCCCAAGGGCAAGGGTGTCAAGCTGACCATTTCGGAGGAGCGCGACAAGCGTCTGGCCGCCAAGACCCACTAA
- the LOC108127658 gene encoding small ribosomal subunit protein eS6-like, with product MKLNISYPLTGCQMLLEIVDEHKLRIFYEKRMGATVAADGLGEEWQGYVLRIAGGNDKQGFPMMQGIFSQQRVRLLLKAGHSCYRPRRDGERKRKSVRGCIVNANMSVLALVVIRKGEQDIPGLTDCFRPRRLGPKRASKIRKLFNLTKQDDVRRYVVGRPLPAKENKKATTKFPKIQRLITPVVLQRKRHLIAERKKRRIASALAASEYVKLLMIRKKESKAKRELERRRSLSLRSSKSSLRSSTSA from the coding sequence ATGAAGTTGAACATCTCATATCCGCTAACCGGCTGCCAGATGCTCTTGGAGATCGTGGACGAGCACAAGCTGCGCATTTTCTATGAAAAGCGCATGGGCGCCACTGTTGCCGCCGATGGTCTGGGAGAGGAATGGCAGGGCTATGTCCTGCGTATCGCCGGTGGCAACGACAAGCAGGGCTTCCCCATGATGCAGGGCATCTTCAGCCAGCAGCGTGTCCGCCTGCTCCTCAAGGCCGGCCATTCGTGCTACCGGCCGCGTCGTGACGGCGAACGGAAGCGCAAGTCGGTGCGTGGCTGCATCGTCAATGCCAACATGTCCGTGTTGGCCTTGGTGGTGATTCGCAAGGGTGAGCAGGACATTCCCGGCCTCACCGACTGCTTCCGACCGCGTCGCCTGGGTCCTAAGCGCGCCAGCAAGATCCGCAAGCTCTTCAACCTGACAAAGCAGGACGATGTGCGTCGCTATGTGGTGGGTCGCCCGCTGCCGGCCAAGGAGAACAAGAAGGCCACCACCAAGTTCCCCAAGATTCAGCGTCTCATCACGCCGGTGGTGTTGCAACGCAAGCGCCACTTGATCGCCGAGCGGAAGAAGCGACGCATTGCCTCCGCCTTGGCAGCCAGCGAGTATGTCAAGCTGCTGATGATCCGCAAGAAGGAGTCGAAGGCCAAGCGTGAGTTGGAGCGCCGTCGCTCCCTCTCCTTGCGCAGCTCCAAGTCATCGTTGCGCTCCTCCACCTCGGCCTGA